The Dehalococcoidia bacterium region CAGCGGCGTGCGCGTGATCGAGGCGGGCGAGTCTCGCGCTGTCGGCTTCGCCGGCAAGCTGCTGGCCGACCTCGGCGCCGAAGTCTGGCTGCTGGAGGCGCCTGGCCGCGGCAACCGCCTGCGCCGGCGGCGGCCGCTGCTGCCCAACGGCGTCGGCGGCCTGTTCGCCTTCCTCGCCCGCGGCAAGCGCAGTGTCTCGGTTGACCTGGAGCTGGAGGACGGCCAGGAGCTGACGCGACGCCTCGCTGACGCTGCCGACGGCGTGATCGCCGACCGCGCCGCCTGGGGCCGCATCGAGCCGGGTGGCGCCGGCCTGTGCCCCACGGCGCCGCGCAGCATCGTCACCATCTCCTCGCGTGGGGCGCCGCACGCGGACATACCGGAGAGCGAGTTTGTCGATGCGCTCGAGGGCGGCATCGGCTACATGACGCCCGGCCGAGTCGAGGATCCGCTGCGAGAGTATCCGCTCGACCTGGCCGGCGGCGGCCAGGCGTCCTACGTCGGCGGGCTCTACGGCGCGATCGCCTTCCTGCACGGCCTCGCGCTCGGCCGCGCCACGGGCGAAACGGTGCGCAACGACGTGTCACTGCAGGCCGCGGCCGCCTCGATGATGGTGCTTAACCTGCCCTGGTGGGAGTACGCCGGCATCGTGCCCAGCCGCCTGCGCGCCGCCGGCCGGCCCACGCGCTCCGTCGCCGGCTTTGTGCGCGTCAAGGACGGCCGCGTCTCGATCTCGATGATCGAGGAGCACCAGTGGGACGGGCTGCTGCGGGCGCTCGGGGCGCCGGAGTGGGCCGCCCTGCCCGCCTTCGCCACGCAGCTTTCACGCAGCGCCCACTGGGAGGCGCTGCGCGCCTGCCTCGAAGACGAGCTCAAGGACACGCCGGCGCAGGAGGTGATGGAGCGCTGCCAGGCGCAGAACGTGCCGGTGTTCGTCGTGCGCGAGATGGAAGCGGTGCTCGCCTCCGTGCACGAGCGGGCACGCGGCTTCTTCGCGCCCTCCGAGCCGGACGGCGTGCTGCTGCCGACCAATCCCTGGCTGATCGACGGCGCTCCCGTCTCCGCGCACGGCCGCAGCCCGGCCCTGGGCGAGCACACGCTGGAGGCGCTGCGGTTGCTCGGCATGGACGTGGACGACTTCGACTTCTTCCGCGAGGCAGGGGTGGTATGAGCGAGCGCGTGACCGCGCTGGCCGGCGTGCGCATCGCCGACTTCAGCCGCGTGCTGGTCGGCCCGATCTGCACTCGTATCCTGGCGACGCTGGGCGCCGAGGTGATCCGCGTCGAGTGGCGCAAGCGGCCGGACCAGTTCCGCCGCTTCGAGCCGTATCTCGGCGAGCGGCACATCGACCACGCCGGCCAGTTCCACGCGCTCAACTACTCGAAGCAGAGCCTGGAGCTGGACCTGACGCGGCCCTGGGGCGTGCAGGCGGGCCTCGACCTGATCGCGCGCAGCGACGTCGTGATCGAGAACTTTCGCGCCGGCCAGTTCGCGTCGATGGGTTTTACGCCCGAAGCGATCGCACGGGCAAACCCGGAGGCGATCTACATCGGCATCGGCGGGCTGGGGCAGAGCGGCCCGGAGCGCTCGTACGTCGCCTACGGCAACTCGCTGCACGCCTACAGCGGGCTGGTGGCGATCAGCGGCTACCCGGGCGAGGAGGGCCGGGGCATCGCCGGCACCTGGGCCGACCCCGTCTCGGGCCTCTTCGCCGCCACGGCGCTGCTGGCCGCACTCGTGGCGAGGCGCGAGGGCCGCCTGCCGGGCCCGCACACGATCGACCAGTCGATGCTCGATTGCCTGCTGACCACGCTGCCGGAGGGCGTGATCGCGGCGCAGGTCGAGCCGGAGCGGGCGCGGCCGGCGGGCAACCGCTCGCCGCTGCACACGCCGCAGGGCGTGCTGCCGGCCCTGGGCGAAGACCGCTGGGTGGCGTTCAGCGTGCAGAGCTACGTGCAGTTCCGCGGGCTGATTGCACTCGCCGAACTGCGCGGCTACGACGACCCGGCGCTCTTCTCCATTCCCGCCCGCCGGC contains the following coding sequences:
- a CDS encoding CaiB/BaiF CoA-transferase family protein, which encodes MAETFLSGVRVIEAGESRAVGFAGKLLADLGAEVWLLEAPGRGNRLRRRRPLLPNGVGGLFAFLARGKRSVSVDLELEDGQELTRRLADAADGVIADRAAWGRIEPGGAGLCPTAPRSIVTISSRGAPHADIPESEFVDALEGGIGYMTPGRVEDPLREYPLDLAGGGQASYVGGLYGAIAFLHGLALGRATGETVRNDVSLQAAAASMMVLNLPWWEYAGIVPSRLRAAGRPTRSVAGFVRVKDGRVSISMIEEHQWDGLLRALGAPEWAALPAFATQLSRSAHWEALRACLEDELKDTPAQEVMERCQAQNVPVFVVREMEAVLASVHERARGFFAPSEPDGVLLPTNPWLIDGAPVSAHGRSPALGEHTLEALRLLGMDVDDFDFFREAGVV
- a CDS encoding CaiB/BaiF CoA-transferase family protein, which produces MSERVTALAGVRIADFSRVLVGPICTRILATLGAEVIRVEWRKRPDQFRRFEPYLGERHIDHAGQFHALNYSKQSLELDLTRPWGVQAGLDLIARSDVVIENFRAGQFASMGFTPEAIARANPEAIYIGIGGLGQSGPERSYVAYGNSLHAYSGLVAISGYPGEEGRGIAGTWADPVSGLFAATALLAALVARREGRLPGPHTIDQSMLDCLLTTLPEGVIAAQVEPERARPAGNRSPLHTPQGVLPALGEDRWVAFSVQSYVQFRGLIALAELRGYDDPALFSIPARRRIEERLLAALACWSRELAADDLVCRLREAGIAAGIVSHAGDLAGSAEFAQRGFMRSIRVAPDAERRHPGVPWTSSHPDSLVFAPPPALGEHSRAVMRDVLGYADEQIEELLARLEE